ACCGACGAACCCTAACTGCAAATGAGGAACATGCACTAAAACACATAATTGTAACATAAAACCTAAAAAATGTCGGGTCTTTCCATGAATCACGGACCTAACCAACAGAAATTACACTAGGCTCAACCTACAAAATTGCAGTAATGGAAAGAAAAGGGAACTCAAAAGACTGAAATTTGACACAAATGGACTGCCAAGAACACACATATAAGCTCATTCTGAAAAATGTGGAGAAGATCCCCTGTCCACCAGCTACTCCAATGACTAAGCTCAGAATTCCCCACTGATAAAACAAGAGGAGACAACAATGAATGAAACCCTAGATTTAGAATGTGCaagaaagggaaagggaaagggaaagagaaagagaagaagaTAGAGGGGCAGAGAAGTTTTGGGAAAGAGGAGGGAGGGTAAAGACAAAAGTGAACATGAATAGAAAATTTTGAGCTTTTGAATTAAAGGAGACTATGACTCTCACCCTTTTTTGTTGTGTAGaattgaataaaaaagaaatgaaattcaAAGGGATTGAAGGTGTCTTCACACTCCATTGGAGTACAGTTAGGTGCACCTACATACCTAGATGTCCTAATCAGATGAAACACAAGTTGCAACTGTTCTCTCAAGTGTATATTAAATATGGTcggccataaaaataaaatattaataaaaaactcTCACATTTAGGGCATTAgtaatggggcgccctaaggcgtgacacgtcagcagttttatcctcctacttCCCcatctgcagtggggcgccctaaggcgcgccacgtcatcatttttttaatatttacaaaatccatacgaatttttaaaaaaaataatatattaaaatacgaatttcaaaaacttcatttcatttaataaaaattaatacattacaatgcgaattaaaaaaaacgcaaactcagcgacggcggttacgagcccacacttcttcaatcatgtcgctcatgagctgcgcatgctcctgttggttgcgcattgaggcctgtctagatagaacctcttcgaagcctaacggtaaccctctatcgggtgtgtcggtcgatgtgccggaagagctagatgcacggtcgtcttcactccagtcggtgatgcttccgccttcactctcgactatcatgttgtgcatgattatgcacgcatatatgacttcggcgatgacttccttgtaccagaaacgagctagccctttcacaattgcccaccgtgattggagcaccccaaatgcccgctcgacatccttccgcgccgcctcctgcttttgcgcaaataaaaccctcttctcaccaattgggcagctgaccgtctttaggaaaactggccaccgtgggtagatgtcatcggccaagtagtaccacatatggtattggcgtctgttggcagtgaactcgatggccgggccgttgccgttacattggtcggtgaagagggtggacgagttgaggacgttgatgtcgttgttcgacccggctgcgccgaagtaagcatgccagatccagagccgatggtcagcgacggcttcgaggatcatcgtcgggtggctgcccttgtatccacttgtgaattggcctctccacgccgtcggacaattcttccactcccagtgcatacagtcgatgctcccgagcatcccgagaaacccgtgcgccctctcgtgcatctgcatcagaccctggcaatcagtggctgTCGGCTTgggcaaatatgtgtcgccatagggctctactatcccccgacaaaagctcttcatacactcgcggcctgtagtctccccacagtggaggtactcgtcaaaaaggtccgccgtggtaccgtatgccaactgacgaatagcagtcatgcacttttgcaatggtgtaaggccgggtttcccgatgccgtcctcccgaaacgtgaagtattcatcacgtgaagacaatgtacgaacaatgctgagaaaaaggtacctcgacattctaaaccggcggcggaaaacagtcgggccccatcgcggttgatcggcaaaatagtcttcaaccaaacgtctgtgagcttcctggtggtcgcgtcggacatacgacctatgtcgaataggccaatggacttgctcagccgccgcggccgccgcctccttctcgcgctgcatttgcgcataacatgccgccatggcctcttcaacggctgcgtctaatgcttcgtcaagcgaaccaccggattcagacgaactagaactattggtgtcgccgagattcattttggttggatgtagagagagaatatgtaaagagatagtcgatatgttcgtatgcacaactgaatgagaaaagagatttaaatagaaaatcaaaaccgcgtgccatcgtccgcatcgatcgtccgcgacctctacaatggggcggacgatgaccatcatccgcgaccatcgtccgcgacaggcgcaatggggcggactatagcgcggacgatgtcgtccgcgctatcctccgcgaccgaagtatagggcgcggctatcgtccgcgccctatggcacgcacccgcaatgggtgcggacgatgcgcgccatcgggcgtgccatcgtccgcccattgcggatgctcttagtgccAATTTACTTGGATTTAGTTCATGTTAAAAGTAACAATTTTCTAAGACTAATTTACCCTTTGTTCACCTATAAAATATCACCAAATCATCTTGGTAacattcaattttgaaaatgtAGCTTATTCTTGTTTCCTTATGTCAGAtttcttttcgtttttttaaactttaatttattgttttatattttgttatttaattatttattatatatataactactttttaattttgataagtcttttctctctaatgaggtaagactcattttccactaacaatattttaattcatttttctgtCTACATCTCacttacttcaccaattttatattaaaaattaatttaaaatttaaggatatTTTGTCAATATATCTTTACATCCCCCtcccaaaaaaacaaaacaagaatGGCCTAATCTAGCAAGTTCTCGTACTACACTAATAATTAGTAATATTCGATAATAAGTTGTTATCATGGCTTTAAGTTAAGGATCCGATAATAATTAGTTCTGGGAAATAGAGTTGTAATTATTATAGAGAGAAATTGTTATCATGGCTTTAAGTTAAGTATCCGATAATAATTAGTTTTCTCCAAAATTGATAGGAAAAGGGCAATTAAGTAAAAGTATTTGAGCACTATCTaaaactaacattttattatattattgtgTACAACTATTTACAAAAATGCCCCTGTGTGGCCAGCCATATTatggccgcatagcattatcCTTTTTAAATACATCAacaattttacttttattacTGCTCCCTTCCCTCCGATATTAAACTCATTTCTTTTGACACAAGAATTTAAAAGGTGTTGTTTAGTGGTGTAAGTGAGTTTGGTAATAAAGtaaatttttactataaatagaaatgactcaagtatgtTGGGACACCCCAAAGTGGTATACGAATCTAATATCTTGGGATGGAGTGAGTACTATTTATTAActccgtccgcaaataggagtcacAGTTCgtttatagtactataaatggtaataggtctcacatttcactacacatttcatttaaaactaataaatataaGTGAGGCCCAAATaccattaacttttttccacccacttttcttaacatttcttaaaacttgtggtGATAAGAAATGaaactcctattcgcagactgGGGAGTATATGTTCTATGAGATAGGAGTAGTTTACTTGAAcatgaaaattttataaattgatatttagttcattaagttagtattgaATTAAGTAGTTACATGAgatataataaaatagataagtataaaatgaattaactaaggataaaataaaataaataaatgagatTAAAACGGTtaattttgccaaaaaaaaataattgtgaTACTCATATTGGGATAAAAATACGAATTGCTTATTGTTTGAATAAGGGAGTACTAAGTTAGGGAGTATAACAAGTAGTGTTTTTTCGTGCGAAAATTATATTTGAGTCAACTCGTTTTGACTAATTTATGGTGAATTAAATCTAGGATTAGATTAAAAACAGAAATAATTTTGACTTCTTAAATCCTAGAGTAAATTCATCGCCTTTATATCTCAAATgcttaaaatattactactacttccATTAAAAAGTTTGGACTACATGTCAAACTTTTTATGTTTAAGAGCATTCACTATTGAATGGCCCGCCCAATGCCCTCCCCCCTTAATTATTTTTAAGTTAGCATTTTATCTCACTCCTTCATATAATGGGATGCCTATCccacttttctttcattttcatcgatatttgtataatttaatttaaattatttcaccCAAATAAAATGCTATAAAATGGTAAATAAGAAGTATAGAGTAGGCCTGTCAAAATGGAGATCGggaattggatacccgatatccGAACCCGAAATATCGGATACATGGATACCCGAAactcgatttttcggttttcgGGATAGGGTTCGGGTATAGGAATTTTGGATTATTGGGTATACCGATACCCGATCGGGTACACCCAAATTACCCaaattatatgattttttttaaaaatttaataaattatgtatttattttattatttaaaaaattcaaatgtaCTCCCGAAATCCTTCACTCTTAAGTTTTATTTCTAATAATttgtagtagtttttttatcttAAACTCGAACTACTTCAAGCCTATATCAAATTCGAACTACAAGTTtgtatttctaaaattttatagttaattttatttaaaaaataaaaaaaatatttaaaaattccaCAATCGGAACTGGATACGTGAGTCGGGTATCTGGCAACCCGAAATCATTTTCAAATCGGGTATCGGATATCAGATTTTCAGAAATTCGGGATCGGGTACCTGATATTTTCGGATCGGGTATCCGCGGGTACCCGATTTGACAGGCCTAGTATAGAGTAAGAAGAGGGGATGATGAATGTGAATAATAGGGTATGGAGGTATATATAGaggattaaaaataaatttaaaacaaataaaaagataaaaattgaTGATCGGTCCTATCTCTATAATGGATGGCCGATCAAAGGCCCTATTAGGATCGGCCACAGCCGATACAGCGGCTCTTTGTGATGATGGTGGGAAGGCGGATGATCGGCCCCTCTTCCACAATGAGGGGTCGATGGGGGAGCCGATTACAGGCTCAATTGATTGGCCCCCATTGTGAATAACCTAAAGAATATTCTCCTATAATAGTAATAAGACTTCTTTTTTAATACGTGCATTGTTTTAGATAGGGAGTACATATAAATGTCACTAAAACCAAAAAAACAAACCCATTTAAAACTCGTTTTGACCGGCTTGGGACCCACATAACATCCAATTTGACCGATATTATCACCTTTAATAAATTCACTTTTTAacattagtactactattatttcacaaatattttataattaaaaataaagaaaattaatggattttttcaataattttcttGAGGGTAAGTGTTCCCTAAATTACGCGTATTGGTGAAGAAATTGGATGGGTGAAGTGTGTCAacactttattgattaatttaatgTCATAATCACTTTGCTTTTCGAAAGTCAGACAACCAAGGTAAAGGGTCGAGACTATGTCGATTAACAAGACCCATTCAAACATGAATACATCATTATAAGTTGAATTAGAAAATTATATTGCAAGTTCAGATCCAAAATCTTAGCAATAAAGTGAAATTATTACTTTATCAAATACTATGAAAATAGAAGAAGAATGTGAATCAAATGATACAAATTGACCTCTGGAAATCACATCATAAAAAATGCACAACGATTTAATCGATGCATGCATAAATTAATATTGAGATAATAATTGAAATATCATTGCAATATAGAGTACATATTACGTAAGATTAAAATAATTGGACTGTGCCTAATTATCTGATGGACCTTTTTTGGGTGATATTTTGTTCTTAAAATATTTGGGCCAAATTGAAATTCATAGTGGATCTGTAAAAGTAATGTGGTCCTTTATAATAGTGGGCCGAATTCTCATTACGTATTTGGTTTTAGTGCTACCAATATACTCACATTTATGAAAAATACTATCATTAggttaatttatatttaaaagttGTCAGATCATTACTGGTAAAAAAACATTTTAGGTGCATCATAACTAAGAATTACATTCAATGCATGATTTATTAAACGTAACTTACATAATTATGTTCGAGcatagttaattaattactacaaACTCTAAAACATTTTGTTATCCACTGTAGCCTTGAAAATCATAGTATTTCAAAATCACAATTGTATTACATATTCATATTATGTTATTGATATCTATAATAATATAAAGGTGATATTgcaaatatatactcctatataggGAGTAGTAATATATGGcgagaataaaaaaaataggagtattaCTAGTACTTCTATATTAGAAAAAGGAACACAGAAAGGCAATAATGAATATTATGTCGGTGGAAATTGTAATAAAAAATCGCACCTCTTGACGCCCTAAATAGATCTACACACACCACACGCACACATCTGTATCTATTGTATATCTATCATTTATGCTCACCTGTCTCTACATCTTCCCCGAATCAATTTCTCTCTCCGATCTCCCATTTTCTCTCTCCGATCTCCCTTTCTGAGCCTCACCTGTCTCTACATGCATATGCAAAACCAAATGCATACGCAAATTTAGCATCAACTACTTTCGCTTCTGCTGCTTTGACTAAATCAAGAAACCTCTTTTTAGGTTCTTCCTTTTTCCTGCTTCATTCATGGGGTTTTATTCAGATTTTTGTGGATGATGTGTTTTCTCTTTGTTTAATCTTTGATTTCCTGATACTGGGTCTAAGTTGATTTTGTCTTGGGATAAGGGTTTGTGACATTGACTTTGATGGCATAGTGTATTTACTTTTCTTAGGTGAATTGCTGAGCCGAAACAGCTTAAAGAGGAGCTGCGTTGCGCTAAAGTAGGGATTTTTGGATTCAGGAAATGTTGAATTTGGTGCCTCGAGTTGACCAAGATTTGCTAAAAGTAACTTACATTTGTAGTATTTGTGAGTAGTGATGAGATTCAACTTATTTGGAATAGGACTAGTTGAATGTTTGTTCTTTTACTTGCAAGACTTCAGTAAGACTCAAGTTTACTTTCTAAACATTCGACGTTTGGATGAGTTCTTTACAGTTGTTCTTTTACAGGCAACTTCTGGCATGCCAATATGCTGCATCTGTTCAAATGCATGCAATAATGCAATTGACTTCTGACAATTCTGACTTATTGTGGAATCGAAATCTGTAGTTAATTGTACTATTAAGAAGGTGCGCTTTTTTTATTCGTAATTCTTTATGTTTGCAGGTTTGTTAACTGAGGACACTAAATCAGCATTGGCGCTCTGGCACTTGTATCAAGTGTTACGTAAATGCATAGTGGACGTGTGGAGTCCTAGCATTCGAGGAACGGAGTTGTAGTTTTTGCACAGTGGAAGATTGAAATTCCCTATCTGtttgtatttagttttatttgttgTGTTGGGATGGGTTGTCACTGTTCAAAGCTGACCTTGTGTTGTTTTAGTTCAGAGCATAATGGACCTATTCATGAAGCCAGTAATGCTGGTTTGTCCATATAACTCTCTATTAGTACTTTTTATTGACTCTCAAACACCTACTTAATGTTTGTGATGATGATACAGAGAACGAGGAGAAAAGTGAAATTGGTGATTTACCTACATTTCGTGAATTTTCTGTTGAACAACTTAGGACGGCTACATCTGGGTTTGCAGTAGAGAACATAGTTTCTGAACATGGGGAGAAAGCTCCAAATGTGGTTTATAAGGGGAAATTGGATAATCAGAGGCGGATAGCCGTCAAACGTTTTAATAGGTCTGCTTGGCCTGATGCGCGCCAGTTCATGGTGAGAATGGACTCCATCTTAATGGAGATCCTTTTTCATGATGCTCTTTTGTGTACTTAACTTGTTTCAGTGATATGTTATACTGCGCCTAAATTTTGTTAGGATCTATTCTTTGATTTCCTAGAGATTCATGGAATTAGATATGGATTGCTAAAGTTTCtgcaatattattatattttgattggTTGGACTATCACTTGGTTGATCACTTCAAATGAACATTACTTTATATACTTCAGGAAGAAGCAAAAGCAGTTGGCCAACTGCGGAACTACAGATTGGCTAATTTGCTTGGCTGCTGCTGTGAAGGTGATGAGAGGTTACTGGTTGCTGAATTTATGCCCAATGAAACTCTTGCAAAACATCTGTTTCACTGTGAGTACATTTTGATTGATGTTAAAGATTCTGTTTCACTGTTAGTACATTTTGACTGTAAGCATCTGGGTGTGGACCAATCTCACTCGGGCTACTATAGTTCAGCCTCTTGCCACTGGCAGTTGAAGGCTGTTGTCTCCATTGTGGAATGTTGCTAGCACGCCTCTTACAAGTCAAATAAGAAATCTTGACCTATTAATGCCTTGCTAATGTCTAAACCATCTGCCTTACAAATGATATTGACTTAAGTGGAGTAATTACTTTTCGATATATGTAATGCTAAAGACAGTCTGGTTGGCTAGTTTTGATGTATAATCGAGTTTATTGGATCAAATGTGCTTTAAGTTGTGAACGATATGATCTCAATTCAGATATATAATTAGTCCTTTGTTCTatcattattcattaattttatGTGAACTCAGGGGAAACACAACCTATGAAGTGGGCAATGCGATTAAGAGTCGCTTTATATATTGCACAAGCTTTAGAATATTGCACGAGCAAGGGTCGGGCACTTTATCATGATCTTAATGCCTACAGAATTGTCTTTGATTACGTAAGCTCCAAGTTAGcatttgttcttttcttttacttCTCAGTTGTCTGCATTTTGATAGTGTTTCTTCCTATTGGGTTGTTTTGTATCTTATAGGATGGGAATCCCAGATTGTCATGCTTTGGATTGATGAAGAATAGTAGAGATGGGAAAAGCTACAGTACAAACTTGGCATTTACTCCACCAGAGTACCTAAGGACTGGTATAATATCTCATCTAGAATGAACTACCGTTACCTATAATGGTTTGTAGCAATAATTTAGGAATTTCTAGAATATAACATTTAGCTTGCCCACAGAAATGTGCTCATGTCTAAACTGTGGATTGTGATCGCAATTCGGAAATAAAGGTCAATTAGTTAGGTCAACAATGTTGCATTGTTTTGTACTTGAAGCTCAGTTTATCTAGTGCTACAATGCAACTAAATGATCATTCTTAAAAGCAAAAAATTATGGCCCATATGCAAAACTATGTCATACTGAGCAATTGTGAGGGTCACTTAAGCTTGAATTATTGAAACACCAAATCTTTTTGGTAGATAGTTTGCTTTGCTTTTTTTTGTATGAGAAATGTAGAATTGTTTACTGCCTGTTATGATTGTATCATAGATTATTTGAACTTTTGAAGCTATGTAGCATGAATAAGTATAATTTTTGTTCAGGAAGTCTGCATTTGGGTTATTACTTAGTACTATGTGGCTGTAGGTCAATACTGGTTGACATGCTGGGTCTTATAGAGTTAGTAGATGGAATTCTTGAAAGAATAAGCCATCTCTCATCACAGTAGTATTCTTCATCCCTGACATTTTGGATAGCATGCTGGTTATTGTGTGACCAATCATAGATGTAAATGAGTATACAATGCAATATAAGCATGCAACACCACAATATTGCAGACCTGGGGAGTATCTAATGCCTAATAAGTCCATCATAGTTCTATGTCCTGAACATGTGATATGCTTGAGAGAAAAATAATGTTAATAGAGATCCATAACATCGTTTTTTGGTAGATTATGCCCCTATGGCTTTTTTTGGACAACATTTTGAAATCTTACCTGGAATAGAAACTGTAGCCTTTCTATTAAAATAATGGGggatatttataaataattgtttATCATGCATATTGCTCTTAAACCTTGGATTATattatactccttccatcccattgaagatgaccaactttcctttttcatccatcccaaccaagatgacccattacttaaaatggaaacacctttatctctactttattccccctcttttattttactctccACTCAACACACAAACTAAGgttgcataaaatcccgtgcctcccaaggaaggggtcatcttccttgggacggagggagtaatacatcTTGAAACCGTTGCTACTCAGTCTACTGCATTCACCACCATACTGATACTGTTATTTTGTTTCCAAAAGATTTATGCTCTGAAAGTGTAATTTACAACTTTGGAACACTTTTGCTCTTGTCTATAGTATCTGATCTGACACTCTTGCATTTTAGGATTTGTTACTGATGAGCACTGACCTTCTGTTTTTGTCAGGAAGAGTTACCCCAGAAAGTGTAATTTACAGCTTTGGAACACTTTTGCTCGACCTTCTAAGTGGAAAACACATCCCACCAAGTCATGTAAGTGTTTTTGTGCTGACCGTTTTGAAATGGCATAATGACATATTCTGGTACTACTATTTTTCGAAATCACTTTATGAGACATTTTCTAGTAATCTAGTTTTTGGAAAAGAAAGTTCTGGTTGTCACATTTGAGCTCAGGAGTCAGGACCATGTCATCTTGTATTTGCAATATAGTCATCAAATTGCACACAATCACCTGCTGAATGGTTAGTTAAAAATGTCCTATCAGGGCTTGTAAAATTTATACTTTTAGAACCAAATATGTACTAGTACATTAATAGTCCCTGAAAGGTTATTCCAGAATTGGAATTTTGGATTGTGAGGGAAACATTGCCAGTTGAAACATAAGAATTCAGTGTCAGTTTCACCCTAGGAAACCCTTTCTGCCATTTATGTAAATGGAACGCTAGTCATTTGATGGGCTGTACACCAAGCTGTCCATTAATTTGATTGTAATATAATTCATCATTAATTATTACTGTATTTCTTAGTTCTCAGTAGCTTGTGATTAAGTTATTCAGTCATGTTgacattattattttatataactGGTGCAGGCCCTTGATTTGATTAAGGATCGGAATCTTCAGATGTTAACGGATTCTTGTTTGGAAGGTCAGTTTTCTAATGATGACGGAACGGAGTTAGTCCGCCTGGCTTCAAGATGCTTACAATATGAACCACGTGAGAGACCAAATCCAAAATCAGTAGTTGCTGCATTGATTCCTCTTCAGAAGGAAACTGAGGTTGGTTTATTTCTAGAGGATATCATAAAATCTTTTCATTCATTGTAATTGAAATAAGACATGCACAGGACATAGTTGTACAACACTCTTAAAATATCATTTGGTTAATGTAACCACGAAAATGTTTCTCAATGAAAGAATTTGAACTTTGGTGGTTTCTTGGAGACATTTCTGACATTTGGAGTCCTCAAAAAAACTGGGATAGGCGATATTAGAGACGTTGATCATGTGCTGAATAATTGCTATGCGCTTCTTAGGCAGCAACTCATTCAAGCATGTTCATATGGTCTCATCATTGTATATATTCATTGTGGGATAGAAATGCACGAGTCTCAAATTCCTATTATTGCAGTACTTGACTCatgtgtttattttatttgcttatATGCATGGAAGTTATAGGTTCTAATGTTCACTTCGTCTGCAGGTTCCTTCTCATGTATTAATGGGTATTCCTCAAGGTGGAGAGGTAGTGTCTTTGACACCCCTTGGCGAAGCATGCTTAAGAATGGATTTAACTGCCATTCATGAGATATTGGAAAAACTTAGTTACAATGATGATGAGGGAGCAGCAACTGAGGTTTGCTTCTTGATAATTTAACAGGAATTTACAAATTTACAAGTTTCATCACTTTTTCATCTTGTACCTCGTATAATTGATGCACAAGCACTCTGGTGAAATTCCCAAGGAAAGCCTGAATACTTTCTCTTCACACTCCTGCCTGAACCTAGCGAGAGAACTTTTAACTACCTGCCTCCATCCTGTTTGATGGAGGGGAAGCTGCAACATGTTTTCCTGATTGTTGTAATTGTAGATCTCAATCATCATTATTGTTTTGTATATTCTCTCAACTATTTAATCAAACGTATATATTACTACTAGATAGTTGAGAGGATGGAATTTGAAACCATAAACAAATGTTAAAGAGTTTCTTGTAATTATGAAATTCCATAGTACATTTTATGGTTGCATATTTTGTGTAGCAGATCATGAGAATCGaagttttcatttttagctGCATGCCTCATTAGATAACATTATATTTCTGAATTTCTGTTCGTTTTGCATTTCCCTTCTCAACTGGCAACCAGCAAACGTATCTAACTGTTTTCCATGTGTGCAGCTTTCGTTCCAGATGTGGACAAATCAAATGCAGGATACATTGAACTCAAAGAAAAAGGGTGATGTGGCTTTCCGGCATAAAGATTTTAGGGTTGCCATTGATTGTTTCACACAGGTAAGAAGTTGCATTTCCCTTTGGAAATCTTTTATATATGTGTGTGGCATTTTAGCATCCCCCAATTGGTGTATGAAGCGTCATATCTCGTATTCCTGTGTCATTTATGCAGTTTATTGAGGTTGGAACAATGGTCTCCCCAACTGTTTATGCTCGCCGAAGTTTGTCACATCTCATGAGTGATGTGCCACAGGAGGCCCTCAATGATGCAGTGCAAGCACAAGTTATATCTCCGGTTTGGCATATAGCTTCGTATTTGCAGGCTGCTGCTCTTTTTGCTCTAGGGAGGGAGAACGAGGCACAAATTGCACTCAAAGAAGGGTCCATACTCGAAGAGAAGAGAAACGTAACATCCTGAGAGAGAGGAAAAGGTGTTGAGGGATTTTCAGGCGCTGAGAGGCATGTATAAATGAGGAGGGACATGGTTCAAGGACAGCATCACCAAAGTCATAGCAAGTTATTAGAGCGTAATGTTATCATTGGCATCCAACGGAGATGATTGGATTGGCTGTTTCGTTGGGTTGACGCATCGAATGCTTTGGCTTTGCAGAAGCAAGAGTGGCAGTGAAAAGGGATGGATCACCATGTTGATAAAGAGACATGCTGTATttcttatttgtattttgtcaCACTCGTATATTTCTTGTTTGTTGGTTTTTAGATGATTTTATTTGCTTCAGTATATTGTTTGTATTTGGCATTGTTGTTAAACTGAGTGGTTGAAAATTATTTGAGCCAATTATCT
This portion of the Salvia splendens isolate huo1 chromosome 10, SspV2, whole genome shotgun sequence genome encodes:
- the LOC121752065 gene encoding serine/threonine-protein kinase BSK7-like, producing MGCHCSKLTLCCFSSEHNGPIHEASNAENEEKSEIGDLPTFREFSVEQLRTATSGFAVENIVSEHGEKAPNVVYKGKLDNQRRIAVKRFNRSAWPDARQFMEEAKAVGQLRNYRLANLLGCCCEGDERLLVAEFMPNETLAKHLFHWETQPMKWAMRLRVALYIAQALEYCTSKGRALYHDLNAYRIVFDYDGNPRLSCFGLMKNSRDGKSYSTNLAFTPPEYLRTGRVTPESVIYSFGTLLLDLLSGKHIPPSHALDLIKDRNLQMLTDSCLEGQFSNDDGTELVRLASRCLQYEPRERPNPKSVVAALIPLQKETEVPSHVLMGIPQGGEVVSLTPLGEACLRMDLTAIHEILEKLSYNDDEGAATELSFQMWTNQMQDTLNSKKKGDVAFRHKDFRVAIDCFTQFIEVGTMVSPTVYARRSLSHLMSDVPQEALNDAVQAQVISPVWHIASYLQAAALFALGRENEAQIALKEGSILEEKRNVTS